The genomic stretch CATCCGTGAGACACATGTGGGCGGGGTGGTGCTGTTCGATTACGATGTGGAGAGGAAGTCCGGCGTGCGGAACATTGAATCGCCCGCGCAACTGCGGCGTCTCACCGCGTCACTGCAGGCCGCGGCGCGGATACCGCTGTTTATCGCGATCGACCAGGAGGGCGGACGTGTTGCGCGCCTCAAACCGAAACACGGATTTCCCCCCACCATCTCGCAGCAGATGCTCGGCGACCTCAATTCCGCGGACAGCACCCGTGCGGCGGCGCGGAGCATGGCGGCCGTTCTGCGGGGCTGCGGCATCACTGTGAATTTTTCGCCCGTGCTGGATCTCAACAGCAATCCGGCGAATCCGGTGATCGGGGGGCTGGGCCGCAGCTTCGGCGCGGATCCGGCTCTCGTGGCGAAACATGGACGGATCATGGCCGCCGAATACAGGGCCGCGGGCATCCGTTCCGCCATCAAACATTTTCCGGGACACGGCAGCTCGCGCAGCGATTCACACGAGGGATTTGTGGATGTAAGCGGCACCTGGGCACATGTCGAGCTGGCGCCGTTTGCGGACCTCATCCGCGCGCGGGCCTGTGACATGGTCATGACCGCGCATATCTTCAACAGGAACTGGGACGCGCAGTATCCCGCCACGCTGTCGCGGTCCGTGATCACCGGTCTGCTGCGCGACAGTCTGAAATTCGACGGCGTGGTGATCTCCGACGACATGCAGATGCGCGCGATCACCGCATCGTACGGACTCGAAACCGCCATCACACGCGCCATCGACGCCGGAGTCGACATACTGCTGTTCGGCAACAACGCGGGGACCTACGACGAGTCCATCGCGCCCAGGGCGGCCGCGATCATACACGATCGTGTGGCACGCGGCCTCGTGACGCGCAGCCGCATCATCCAATCGTATCGGCGCATCATGGCGCTGAAACAGCCCTGACCGGCCCCGGATAAAGGAGAAGGCATGAGGGACATTCAGAAAAAACTGGCGGTGGCGCGCGGCGAAGAGCCGGCGGACCTCGTCTTCCGCAACGGACGCATCATCAACGTGCTCAGCGGCGAGATTCACGACGGCGATGTGGCCGTGAGCGGCGGCCGCATCGTGGGCATAGGCAGGTACGCGGGCTCCGAGGTGGTGGATCTCGACGGTGCCTTTCTCGCACCATCCTTCCTCGACGGGCACATACATATCGAGAGCACCATGCTCACCGTGCCCGAATTCACGCGGGCCGTTGTGCCGCACGGCACGGGCGGCGCGGTGGTGGATCCGCATGAATTCGCGAACGTTGCCGGTCTCGACGGAATACGCTATGTGCTCGAGGCCTCGCGCAGCACGCCGCTCGACATCTTCGTGATGGCCTCCTCCTGTGTTCCGGCCACACCGCTCGAGACCTCGGGCGCATCGATCAGCGCGGCCGACATCGCGGCTCTCGCCGCGCAGGACCGTGTCGCGGGTGTTGCCGAGATGATGAATTTCCCGGGCGTGTATCTCGGGTGGGACACCGAGCTGGAGAAAATCTCGCACGGGCACGGGATCGTCGACGGACATTCGCCCGGCCTGCGCCCTCCATTGCTCGACGCCTACATCCTCGCGGGCATCAGCAGCGACCACGAGTGCACGACGATCGAGGAGGCGCGCGACAAAGTGCGGCGCGGCATACACGTGCTGCTGCGCGAGGGCACGGCCGAGCGCAATCTCCACGACCTGCTGCCGCTGGTCACCGCCGCAAACGCCGCGCAGTTTTCCTTCGCCACCGACGACAAACATCCCGCCGACCTCGAGGACGAGGGGCATATCGACCATCACATCCGCGAAGCGATCGCGTGGGGACTCGACCCCATGCTCGCCTTCCAACTCGCGACCATCAACACGGCGCGGCACTACCGTCTGCGCAATCTCGGCGCCATCGCGCCGCGCTACTGGGCCAACCTCGTGGTGTTCGATACACTCGAAAACATGCGGCCGCGGCTCGTGTATCACCGCGGCCGGCTGGTCGCGCGCGACGGAGAGTACCTCGCACCGTCCGATCACGGCGCTGCGCTTCCGGGATCCGCCATGAACGTGGCGCCGCTTGCGGACAACGCCCTGGCCGTGCCGGCGCGGGGGAGCCGCATCAAGCTGATAGGCCTCGTGCCGAGGCAGATCGTGACCGACGCGCTCGAGGATGACGCCGCCGTGAGTGACGGGCATGTGACGGCCGATCCGTCACGCGACATACTGAAACTCGCCGTCATCGAGCGGCATCACGCCACCGGAAACATCGGCATCGGATTCGTGCGCGGCTTCGGGCTGAAGCGCGGCGCGCTCGCGTCCACCGTCGCGCACGATGCGCACAACATCATCGTGGTCGGCGCGAACGATGCCGACATGCTCGCGGCCGCGCGCGCGCTTGTCACCATGGGCGGCGGGCAGTGTGTGGTGGCTGATGGCGACGTGCGGGCCACCCTGCCGCTGCCTGTCTGCGGTCTCGTGTCGGACAGGCCGCTCGAGGAAGTGCGGGCGGGTGTGGAGTCGCTCAACGCCGCCGCGCGCGCGCTGGGCTGCATCCCGCCGGATCCCTTCATGACACTCTCGTTCCTCGCGCTGTCGCCGATCCCCGCGCTGAAAGTCACCGATCTGGGGTTGATCGACGCCGTGCGCTTCGAGAAGACCGAGCTGTTTGTCGAAGCTGCGACACGTGACACGTGACACGTGGGACGCGGCAGGCGGCACGCGCCACGCGGACGCGCACAGTCGCCGGTACGGCGGCCCCAGCACGGCCCGTGCTTCCATTCCTCGGCCGCGGTAAATACATTGCACGGATGAGACAGGCCGAACAGGTGTGGTCATGACCCCGCTCATGCGTCAATACCAGCGCATCAAATCCGAGTATCCGGACGCGGTGCTGCTGTTCCGCATGGGCGATTTCTTCGAGACCTTCGAGGAGGATGCGCAGATCACATCGCGCGTGTTGGGCATCACACTTACGAAGCGTTCCAACGGCGGAGCGAGCGACGTGCCGCTGGCCGGTTTCCCGCATCACGCGCTGGACTCGTATCTGCCGAAACTCGTGCGCGCGGGATATCGCGTGGCCGTCTGCGAGCAGCTCGAGGATCCGAAACTCGCGAAGGGCATCGTCAAGCGCGACGTGGTGGAAGTTGTGACGCCGGGCGTCGCGTTCTCCGACAAACTGCTCGATCACAAACACTACCATTACCTCGCGGCAGTGTCCCTGCGTGGCGAACGCGCCGGCGTGGCCTTTGTGGACGCCTCGACGGGCGACTTCTCCGCAGCCGAGGTTCCCGCCCGCGACCTGCGCGACCTGCTCGAGTCCATCAATCCCGGCGAACTGCTGGTCGCGAAACGGGACGTCGACACCTTCCGCGGATTGTTCGGACGGCATCAGCCCGCCGCGCCGGTTACAAAACTCGACGACTGGCTTTTTGCGCGCGACGTCGCCTATGAATTGCTCGTCACACATTTCAAGACGCAGACGCTCAAGGGTTTCGGCATCGACGACATGGCCGACGGCATCGTCGCGGCGGGAGCGGCGCTCCATTATCTCAAGGAGACGCAGAAGGCGAATCTGCCCCATCTGCGCGGCATCCGCCGCCACGACACGGCGGATTACATCACGCTCGACGCGGCCACGCGGCGCAATCTCGAAATCACCATTTCGATGGAGGGCGGATCGCGCGACGGCACCCTGCTGTCGATACTCGACCGCACCTCGACCTCGATGGGCGGGCGTTTGTTCACGTCGTGGATCACACATCCGCTGAAGCGGCTCGAGCCCATACAGCAGCGCCTCGCGGCGGTGAAGGAACTGGGCATCACACACGAGATGCGCGAGACGCTTGTCGCGCTGCTCCGCGAGACCGCCGATCTCGACCGTCTCATCGGGCGCATCTGCACCGCGCGCGCGACGCCGCGCGAACTCGGCGCGCTGCGCACCAGTCTGCGGCGCGTACCGCTGCTGCTGCGCGCGCTCGAAGCCGCCGACGCGCCGCTCCTGGCCTCGCTGCGCGGACAGCTTGAATCACTCGACGACATAGCGGCAGTGATCGACGCGGCGATAGTCGACGATCCTCCGATCACCATCGCCGAGGGCGGCGTCATCCGTCCCGGCTTCCATGCCGAACTCGACGAGTACCGGGGCATCGCGACACACGGACGCGACTGGATGGTGTCGTATCAGGAGAAGATCCGCCGCGAGACGGGCATCGCGTCGCTCAAGGTCGAGTACAATCGCGCCTTCGGGTACTACATCAACGTGTCGCGCGCGAACATCGAGAAGGTTCCCGCCTCCTTCGTGCGCAGGCAGACGCTGGTCAACGCCGAGCGCTACATCACGCCCGAACTCAAGGAGTACGAGGACAAGGTCCTGACCGCCCGCGAGCAGATCGCGCGCATCGAGACCGAGCTGTTCAACGAGGTCCGCCTCCGCGTCGCCGATTCTGCCGAGCGGGTGCAGCGCGTGTCGCGCGCGATCGCCGTGCTCGACTGCCTGACGGGCCTGGCCTGCGTGGCCGCCGAGAACGGCTACGTGTGCCCCTCCGTCAGCGACGGCGACACGATCCGCATTGTGGGCGGACGGCACCCCGTCGTCGAGCGCCTTCTGCCGCCGGGCGATCGCTTCGTGAGCAACGACGTGCACCTCGACGCCGAGGAGCGCATCCTGGTGATCACCGGACCCAACATGAGCGGCAAGAGCACATATCTCAGACAAACGGGTCTGATAGTCCTTTTATCGCAGATCGGCAGCTTTGTGCCCGCGGTCTCGGCCGAGATCGGCATCGTCGACCGCATCTTCACGCGTGTCGGCGCGTCCGACAACATCGCGGCGGGTGAAAGCACCTTTCTGGTCGAGATGCAGGAGGCGGCGAACATCCTGCACAACGCGACGCCGCGCAGCCTGGTGCTGCTCGACGAGGTGGGGCGCGGCACATCGACCTTCGACGGCATCAGCATCGCGTGGGCGCTCACCGAGTACCTGCACGAGCACGCCCCGTCGCATTGCAAGACGCTCTTCGCGACGCATTACCACGAACTGAACGAGATGGCGGAGATCTACCCGCGCATCCGCAACTACAAGGTGGATGTGCGCGAGTATCAGGACAAGGTGATCTTCCTCCGCACCGTGTCCCGCGGCACCGCGGATCACAGCTACGGCATACAGGTTGCGCGTATGGCGGGACTGCCGGAGGAGCTGCTGACTCGCGCGAAGGACGTGCTCGCTTCGCTCGAGGGACAGGATCTTAGCGTGCTCGCGCGTCCCGAAGGCCCTGACGGCACCCGTGTGCCACGGCGCGGCGCCCCGATGCAGATATCCCTCTTCGAGGCGAGCGACCTCGAGATCAAGGACCGCCTGCGCGCCATCGACATCAACGCGCTCTCACCGGTGCAGGCCTGGCAGGCGCTCGAGGAGTTGAAGAAGCTCGCGGAAGGACGCTAGACGTTGCACGTTCTATGTAGCAAAGTACAAAAGTAGCAAAGTGGAAAGTGTGAAGTGATGAACACATCGCTTCATATACCTTGCTACTTTGCTACATTGCTACGTGTTACGATTCTGCACGCAGTGAGAAAGGTCCGCGCGATATCGCCGGCGAGGGCCGGATTGTTTGTGTCGCGCTCCGGGTGCCACTGGACGAGCAGGAGAAATTGATCCGCCGCCGTTTCGGCCCATTCCATTGCCTCGATCACGCCGTCGTCGCTTCGCGCAGTGACACGCAGCGTATCGGCGACGCGGCCCGCGGCCTGATGATGCGCGCTGTTCACCCGGCAGGTGGTCGTGCCGGTGAGGGAATGGACGAGTGAAGCGGGTTCGATGGTGATCGAATGAGCGACGTCCCGGTCCGCGGCTTTGCCATGTCCGCTGATTCCCGTCCGCGGAAGATCGAGGATCAGGGACCCGCCGAGAGCGACATTGACGAGTTGCAGTCCGCGGCAGATGCCGAGCACGGGGAGGCGCCGCTTCCGTGCGCGGGCCCAGGCGTCGAATTCCATCCCGTCGCGCGCGCGGTCGACATTCCGCGAGAGGAGATCCGGATCGGATTCTCCGAAATATGCGGGATGGATGTCCGCTCCGCCGCTGAGCAGCAGACCGTCGCAGGATTCGACCGGGGCCGCGTCATCGAGAATATCCACGATGTGCACCGTCGGGTCTGCCGCGCGCAGCCATGCGCCATACCGTGCGTGGCTCTCGGGATGTGTGGCGCCACCCCGCGTCACCGCGATGCGCAGAGGCCGGGAGGAATCAGCCGCCGTCGCCATCCAGCGCGCGTTCGAGTCCCAGCAGGTACTCCCACGAATAGATGCCGGTATCGTGGCCGTCGGCCCAGCGCAGCATGACCGCGTAGTTGCCGACAGGTGTGGCCGCCTGGAGTTCGAAGGACTTCGGCGTGATCACGGGCAGCTCGAGGGGCATATGCACGTTTCCGAGTATGTCGGTCTCGCCCTGGCAGCCCGCGCAGGGACAGCGCTGGCGCAGGTACTGTAGCGAGAGTCGCACGATGTGGCCGTCACTCCACACAATTTTCAGCTCCCGTTCCTGAGTCAGGGTGATCGTCGTGGGTGTCATGCTGCGGGGCTGCGGGGTTTGACGGCGGGACGGGCGGCGGGTGTCTCTGGACGGGTCAACGGACGTGGCGCGTGGCGTCGAGACAGATGACGGGCGAGGTGCCGAGCACTTCCGCGGAATGTGACTGATGCGGCGGAATCAGGAATCGTTCCCCCGGCGTCAGAATGTAGTCCGCTCCCTCCATCGTGATCTTCATCGATCCGCTGAGCACGACGTGAATCGTTTCGTGCTCGTGCGAATGAGTGGGAAAGAGCATGCCGTCGGGGTAGCTGTACACGTAGATGTTGTACCCTTCTTCCTTGAGCTGCTTCTTAATCGCGGCGATCTGATCGCTGTCCATTAATAGCTCTCCGATTCGTTGGGGAAGGTGCCGGCTTTCACATCGGCGATGTATTGCCGGCAGGCCCGTTCGATTTCCTCGCTCAGTTTCGCGTAGCGCCGCACGAAACGGGGGCGGAAATCTTCGAACAGGCCGAGCATGTCGTGTGTGACGAGGATCTGGCCGCTGCAAAACGGGCCCGCTCCGATGCCGATGGTCGGGATGTCGAGGCGCTCGGTGATGGTCCTGCCGAGTTCGGCGGGAATTTTTTCGAGGACGATGGCGAAGGCGCCGGCCTCCTGCAAGGCGAGGGCGTCCTCGATGAGTTCGTTGGCCTCCTCGGCGGATGTGCCGCGCGGCCTGTAGCCGCCGTATTTGAGTATCGATTGCGGCATGAGGCCGATATGGCCGACGATGGGAATGCCTTCGCCCGACACTTTCTCCACCACCTTCGCGACACGGCGCCCGCCCTCCACCTTCACACCGAGGGCGTTGGTTTCCTTCATGATGCGGCCCGCGTTGCGGAACGCCTCCTCGACGGTCACCTGATACGTCATGAAGGGAAGATCGGTGATGACCATCGCGCGGCGTGTCACGTTGCTCACGATCTTGGTGTGATAGATCATTTCGTCGAGCGTGACAGGCAGAGTGGTGGCATTGCCCTGGAACACGTTGCTCAGGGAATCGCCGACAAGGATGATATCGAGCCCCACTTCATCGAGCATACGCGCCATGAGGAAATCATATGCCGTGAGGCAGGCGATGGGTTCGCCTGCATCCTTCATTTCCTGGATGGTTCGGGTTGTGATGCGGTTGGCTGAGGATGACACGGGGGCGCGATTATCGCTCATGGGGGGCTCATATGTTCCCATTCGCGGGCAATGTAACGATTCTGATCGTCAACTTGAAAGCGAATGGCCCAAGTTTTTTCGAAACCTTCGCGCAGTGCCTCGCGCAGTTCCTCCCAGCCGATACGCCTGCCCAGGACCTCGTCGAGCGTGGTCGTGTGTGCACGCATGTCGGAAAGGATCGCATCGCGGTTTGTCTCGTCGACGGCCAGGTAGCCGGCGAGCCGAAGGTGCGCGTCACCGATGAGAATGGACCCGTGCTGCAGGACCGTCTCGCCGATGCGCCGTTGCGCGCTGCCGACGAGCTTGCGTCCGCCGACTTCAATCTCGTAGCGCGCGGAACTCGAAAAGCAGGGGATGCCGCCCGGTTCCTGGTAGAGCTTCGCAAATTGCGGCTGGCTGCGGGCCATTTCGATGCCTGATGCGAGTGACGAGAGTCCCGCCGTGAGGGCCTCGCTGATGTCCTTGTACACATCCATGATGCCGCGCCCGCGCGAGGGCATGACGACGCAGTAGGTCAGCTCCTCCGCGTGCAGGATGGCTCTGCCGCCGGTCGGGCGGCGCACGATGTCGATGCCGTCCTCCGCGCAGCGCGCGGTGTCGAGATCGGATTCCTGCTGATGACGGCCGAGGGAAATGCACCAGGGCGTCCAGCGGTAGACACGCAGCGAGGGCAGGGCGCGTCCGGCGTCGACGGCCTCGGCGCGCGCGACATCGAAGGCCATGTTCTGCGCACCCGTGTGCGCGCCCGTGTCGAGGAATTCGAAGGTGTCGCTCATCACGCCTCCCGCGTCACTCTGCGATGCCGCGCAGCGCGATGACGGCGAGCATGCGGCCCGAGGCCGCGCCGTCGCTGCGGTGTGAATGGAAGAGGGCGGGGGAGCACACGGTGCAGCGGCGCTCGACGTCGATGTTTGCGGCGGGCAGACCCGCCTCGAGAAGCTGACGGACATTCGCCTCGGGCAGGTCGAGCGTGGGATTGCGTCCTTCGCGGGGGCGGAGCAATTCCTGCGGGAACAGCGCCGCGACGTCCGGTCCCACTTCGTAACAACACGGCCCGGCACCGGCGCCGATGTACACGTGTATGTCGGACGGTTCGCAGCCGTAGGTCCCGCACAGCGTCGTCACCATCTTTGCGGCCAGATGTTCTGCCGTGCCCCGCCAGCCCGCATGTACGGCGGCGATGGCGTTGACCGCCGGGGCGTAGTAGAGGACCGGCAGGCAGTCGGCGACACGCACCGCGAGGCCGAGGCCCGGCTGCGTGCTGTGCAGGCCGTCGCACGACGGATACTCGCCGGCTTCGATCGCCTCGGCGATACGGTCCTCGTGCACCTGGTCCATAAACGCCATGTCCTCGGGCGCGAGGTCGAGGCAGGCCAGGAAACGCCGCAGATGCCGCTCCACGCGGTCGGGATCGTCGCCCACCTTGAAGCCGAGATTGAACCCGAACGGCGCGGCGTCGTCGGCGCCCTGGCGCGTGCTCATGGCGGCGTCCACATTCGGAAACTGCGCGAGCAGCGCGCTGCGGAGTCGGGGAAAATCGGACATGCGAATCTTCTATTGTGGACGTGAATTACAACGTTGCGAGCGCGTCGGCGAGATCGCGGATGATGTCGTCGGGATGTTCGATGCCGATCGAAAGGCGGATGCCGCCCGGATCCATGCCGCGCTTCACCTGCTCCTCCGCGGGAATGGCGGAGTGTGTCATTGAGCCGGGGTGTTCGATCAGCGTGCGGAGGTGTCCGAGACTGACGGCGAGTGTGATCGTGTAGGCGTTTGCGGCAACCGTGTTGATGAAGCGCTCGCCCTTGTCGCGGCTTTCCTGCGGCGTGTCGGCCTGCAGGGTGAAATACATAAGCGTGCCCGGCGCGAAGTTGCCGTCGAAGTCGCGCATCTGACGCTGGGCGAGTTCGTACTGCGGATGGCTGGGCAGGCCCGGATACCGCATCTCCTTCACCTTCGGGTGCTGCTCGAGCCAGGAGGCGACGATGAGGGCCGATTCCATTTCGCGGCGCACGCGCAGGGACAGCGTGGGAAGGCCGTACACCAGAATCGGCCACGCACTCTTGGTTGCGAGCACGCCGCCAAAGTCCTTGCGGTACATCAGCATCATGTCGTAGTACTGCTTCGGGCAGACGATGACACCGCCCATGTCGGTGCCGAAACCGCCGATGCCCTTCGTCAGGGAGTGCATCACAAAATCGGCGCCGAGTTCAATGGGACGCTGGCAGAAAGGCGTCGCGAAGGTGTTGTCGACAACAACACGGATCTTCTCATGCTCCTCGCGACCGACGTTCGCCTTTGCGACCAGCTTGGTGATGGCAGGGATGTCGATGAGCCCCATCGTCGGATTGATCGGTGATTCGAAAAAGATGACGCGGGTCTTCTCCGTAATGGCCGACGCGAGCGCGTCGATGTCGTGCATGTTCTGGAACACCACGTCGATATTGTAGCGCGGGTACCACAGCGTGAGGAGCGAGTACGTGCAGCCGTACAACGTGGGATGTGCGATGATCTGCTCGCCGCTTTTCAGCAGTATCCCGAAAACCGCGGAAATGGCCGCCATGCCCGATGCAAACGTGATGGCCGCGTCGCCGTTCTCGGCAAACGCGAGGTTTTCCTCGAGGATGTCCTTGTTCGGTTCGCCGAGGCGGTCGTAAATGTAGATCGGGGCCTTGCTGCGCGTGTCTTCGGTCGTGTGCGCAAATTCGATGAAGCCCTGCGCGCCGCGCTGCGCCGAATCGAGCCGGTACGTCGCCGACGAGGAGATCGGGGGAATGACGTGGTGTGCGTAGTCCCATTTTTCCGAGTGGCCACGTCCGTAAATCAGGCGTGTTTCGCGGGTGTATGTGTCGTTGTGCAGTTCGTCGCTCATGGCGGGACTCCGGTGCGTCGTGGAAGGTGCGGGAGGAAGGAGGGCGGGAATGATCCCGTAGCACAGAAAATTACCGACGGGGGTAGGGAAAAGCAAGGGAACTGACATAGAGTCGATTCGCGTCTACGGACTCCTTCATCCTAACATTCGTGTGAGGATACAGGAGAAAGGATACAGGAGCCGACACTGTCGCGATTCGTGGCTCCTTACTCCTGTATCCTGGGTCCGCACATTCGTGTGAGGATACAGGAGAATGGATACAGGAGACAGGCACGTGTCGATTCGTGTCTCCGGACTCCTTCATCCTAACATTCGTGTGAGGATACAGGAGAGAGGGGACAGGAGATAGGCACCGTATCGATTCGTGTCTCCTGCCTCCTGTCTCCTGTATCCTCTCACGAGTATTAGGGGTCAACGTTTTCGAGCAAGGAATGACTCATTCAACAGATCCTGAAGAGCGTGGGGGAGCTGTGGGAAACGGAATTGAAAGCCGGTGGCGAGAAGGGTTTCGGGTGCGAGGCGCTGTCCGGTGAGCAGGGCCGAGGCGAACTCGCCGGCGGCCAGACGCAGGGCGAAGGCGGGGACACGCAGGAAGGCCGGCCTGGAGAGGGCGGCACCGAGCGCGTTCATAAACTCGGCGTTGCGCACCTCGTCGGGCGCCACGAGGTTGAACGGTCCGGCGACCTCGACAGTGTCGAGCGCGTGAAGCAGTGCCGCGACCGCATCATCGATATGCACCCAGGGAAACCACTGCCGGCCGTGGCCGAAGGGTCCGCCCGCAAAAAACATAAACGGCGTGCGCAGGCGCGGCAGGGCGCCGCCTTCGCGCGCGAGTACCACGCCCGCGCGGGCGATCGCAACACGCGTGTGTGCGCCGCGGGCGGCGAGCGCGGCGGATTCCCACGCGGCGCAGACCTGCGAGAAAAAGTCGTCACCCGGGGCGGCCGTTTCGGCCGCGCGGTTGTCGCCCGTGTCGCCGTAATATCCGACACCCGACATGGAGAGCAACAGACGCGGCGGCCGCGCGGCGGCGCCGATGGCTTCGGCGATCGCGCGTGTGCCTTCGACGCGACTCTCGCGAATGCGGCGTTTCACCTCGGCGTTCCATCGCGAGGCGCCGACGGATTCACCCGCGAGATGCAACACGGCGTCGGCGCCGTCGAAGGCCTCGCGCCAGGCGCCCGGCATGCCGGGTGACCAGAGCAGGACCCGCGCTGCATCGGGAAAAACCCCCGCTGCTCTTTCCGGATGACGGGAAAAAACAGTGACACTGTCGCCGCGCGCGCGGAGGGCCGCGTAGATCCTTTTCCCCAGGAGCCCCGTCGCTCCTGTCATGATGATGTGCGCCATGTTTCCTCTTCGTTCACAAGATACGGACAATACAACACACACGCGCCCGCCGCGAGTTTCGCGGCGGGATGGTGCTTTGACGAAAATGCGTAAATCCCTAGCTTTCGTTTTCTCCACTCACTCACACACCTGGGTACGCGCCATGTCCGTTTCCATTCAAGAATTGCTCGGCGGCGACGCCGAATACCTGCTCGGATTCAACTCACCCGCGGTTACGAAGGACCACCTGCACCTGCCGGGGCCGGATTTTGTCGACCGGATCTGGAAGGACAGCGATCGCAATCCGCGCGTGCTCGTGAATCTGCAGCGCATCTACAACACCGGCCGCCTCGCGGGCAGCGGGTACATGTCGATACTGCCCGTCGATCAGGGCATCGAGCACAGCGCGGGCGCATCCTTCGCGCCGAATCCCATCTATTTCGATTCGGAGAACATCATCAAACTCGCCATCGAAGGCGGCTGCAACGCGGTGGCCAGCACGCTGGGCGTGCTCGGGAGCGTGGCGCGGAAGTACGCGCATCATATCCCCTTCATCGTCAAGATCAATCACAACGAGCTGCTGAGCTACCCGAACAAGTTCGACCAGATCCTCTTCGCCAATGTCGAGCAGGCCTACGACATGGGCGCGGCGGCGGTCGGCGCCACCATCTACTTCGGGTCCGACGAGGCCGCGCGGCAGATCGTCGAAATCGCCGATGCATTCTCGCGCGCGCATGAGCTGGGCATGGCCACCATTCTCTGGTGTTACCTCCGCAATCCGGCCTTCAAGTCCGACAAGGACTATCACGTCGCGGCCGATCTCACCGGCCAGGCCAATCACCTGGGCGTGACCATACAGGCCGACATCATCAAGCAGAAGATGCCCGAGAACAACGGCGGATACAATTCTGTGAAGTTCGGCAAGACCAGCAAACTCGTGTACGATACACTGT from Ignavibacteriota bacterium encodes the following:
- a CDS encoding class I fructose-bisphosphate aldolase produces the protein MSVSIQELLGGDAEYLLGFNSPAVTKDHLHLPGPDFVDRIWKDSDRNPRVLVNLQRIYNTGRLAGSGYMSILPVDQGIEHSAGASFAPNPIYFDSENIIKLAIEGGCNAVASTLGVLGSVARKYAHHIPFIVKINHNELLSYPNKFDQILFANVEQAYDMGAAAVGATIYFGSDEAARQIVEIADAFSRAHELGMATILWCYLRNPAFKSDKDYHVAADLTGQANHLGVTIQADIIKQKMPENNGGYNSVKFGKTSKLVYDTLSTDHPIDLTRYQVVNCYMGRAGLINSGGASSGETDLAEAVKTAVINKRAGGQGLISGRKAFQRPMREGAALLNAIQDVYLSPDVTIA
- a CDS encoding TIGR01777 family protein, yielding MAHIIMTGATGLLGKRIYAALRARGDSVTVFSRHPERAAGVFPDAARVLLWSPGMPGAWREAFDGADAVLHLAGESVGASRWNAEVKRRIRESRVEGTRAIAEAIGAAARPPRLLLSMSGVGYYGDTGDNRAAETAAPGDDFFSQVCAAWESAALAARGAHTRVAIARAGVVLAREGGALPRLRTPFMFFAGGPFGHGRQWFPWVHIDDAVAALLHALDTVEVAGPFNLVAPDEVRNAEFMNALGAALSRPAFLRVPAFALRLAAGEFASALLTGQRLAPETLLATGFQFRFPQLPHALQDLLNESFLARKR
- a CDS encoding lipoate--protein ligase family protein; protein product: MSDTFEFLDTGAHTGAQNMAFDVARAEAVDAGRALPSLRVYRWTPWCISLGRHQQESDLDTARCAEDGIDIVRRPTGGRAILHAEELTYCVVMPSRGRGIMDVYKDISEALTAGLSSLASGIEMARSQPQFAKLYQEPGGIPCFSSSARYEIEVGGRKLVGSAQRRIGETVLQHGSILIGDAHLRLAGYLAVDETNRDAILSDMRAHTTTLDEVLGRRIGWEELREALREGFEKTWAIRFQVDDQNRYIAREWEHMSPP
- the pgeF gene encoding peptidoglycan editing factor PgeF, encoding MSDFPRLRSALLAQFPNVDAAMSTRQGADDAAPFGFNLGFKVGDDPDRVERHLRRFLACLDLAPEDMAFMDQVHEDRIAEAIEAGEYPSCDGLHSTQPGLGLAVRVADCLPVLYYAPAVNAIAAVHAGWRGTAEHLAAKMVTTLCGTYGCEPSDIHVYIGAGAGPCCYEVGPDVAALFPQELLRPREGRNPTLDLPEANVRQLLEAGLPAANIDVERRCTVCSPALFHSHRSDGAASGRMLAVIALRGIAE
- a CDS encoding aminotransferase class I/II-fold pyridoxal phosphate-dependent enzyme, giving the protein MSDELHNDTYTRETRLIYGRGHSEKWDYAHHVIPPISSSATYRLDSAQRGAQGFIEFAHTTEDTRSKAPIYIYDRLGEPNKDILEENLAFAENGDAAITFASGMAAISAVFGILLKSGEQIIAHPTLYGCTYSLLTLWYPRYNIDVVFQNMHDIDALASAITEKTRVIFFESPINPTMGLIDIPAITKLVAKANVGREEHEKIRVVVDNTFATPFCQRPIELGADFVMHSLTKGIGGFGTDMGGVIVCPKQYYDMMLMYRKDFGGVLATKSAWPILVYGLPTLSLRVRREMESALIVASWLEQHPKVKEMRYPGLPSHPQYELAQRQMRDFDGNFAPGTLMYFTLQADTPQESRDKGERFINTVAANAYTITLAVSLGHLRTLIEHPGSMTHSAIPAEEQVKRGMDPGGIRLSIGIEHPDDIIRDLADALATL